CTAAGTAAAAAGTCAGGTTGTCGTTGTACTCCTTGTCGTGCGTAAAGTCAGTGAACTCCGACAGCACTTCCGGGAAGCTGTCCGCCACCGCCACGTTAACAACGACTGTAGCGGAACGAGAGGGCTGCCCGTTGTCCTCCACTATAACActcagtctttgtttcactgcGTCTTTATCAGTGACTTGGCGGATAGTTCTTATTTCTCCATTCTGTGAGCCCACTTCAAACAGTGCCCTGTCTGTGGCTTTCTGCAGTTTATAGGAGAGCCAGGCATTCTGTCCAGAGTCCACATCAACAGCCACCACTTTAGTGACCAGATAGCCCACATCTGCTGAACGAGGCACCAGTTCAGCCACCAGAGAGCCACCAGTCTGGTGGGTACAGAACCTGAGGGGTTGTCgttctggtcctggatcagtattttcacagtcacgttactactgagtggaggagagcctCCATCCTGAGCTTTGACTCGGAAGTGAAAATCTTTAATCTGCTCATAGTCAAAGAGCGCACTGCATGGATGACTCCACTGTCAGCACTAACGGACACATATGAGGAGACTGGCACTCCGTTAACAGAGAGTCCTCCAGTATGTAAGAAACACGGGCATTCTGGTTCCAGTCAGCGTCTCTGGCTTTCACTGTGAATACAGAGAGACctggtgtgttgttttctacaatGTAGGCCTCATATGAGCTCCTCTCAAAGACAGGCGCGTTGTCATTCACGTCAGAGATCTGTAAGGTGAGAGTGACgctgctggagagggagggcaCTCCCTCATCAGAGCAGGTCACTGTGATATTATACTCAGAGGATCTCTCTCGGTCTAATTCACTGTCTGTCACTAAGCTATAGAAATTATTTTCAGTCGACCTCAATAAGAACggaatattttcatttatggCACATTTAACTTTTCCATTCTCACCATCGTCTATGTCTTGGATGTTAATTATTGTTACGACAGTGCCACTTTGAATATCTTCGGATATCACATTTGTTTTAGACATTACATCTATCAGTGGGTTATTATCATTCACATCTAAAATGTCGACCATTACTTTACATGTGTCGGTTAGTCCTCCCTCGTCACTCGCACGTAAATTGATTTGATAATTACGTGATTTTTCGTAGTCTATATTTCCAATCAATCTAACCTCACCAGTGTGTTCATTTACCTCAAACAAATTTCGGACACTATCTAACGTGCTTCTGATCGAATACGTTATTCTTCCATTTGATCCGTGATCGGCATCTGATGCACTGACTGTCGTCACAACTGTGCCTTTTGGTGAATTTTCTTCAACGGTAGCTTTGTATATGGGCTTTGTGAAAACTGGTGCGTTATCATTGGCATCTAACACCGTGATAATAATCTGCATTGTTCCAGACCTGCGAGGCTCTCCTCCATCCACGGCCGTCAACACTAGAGACAGATGCTCGTTCTTCTCTCGGTCAAGAGGTTGTTTCAAAATCATCTCCACATTCCTGGAGCCGTCTGCTTGATTGTGTAGTTTTAGAGCGAAATGATCAGTCTGTTCCAAGCGATAGGTTTGGACACCATTTATTCCCACATCTAAATCCACCGCCCCTTCCAAATCAAACTTAGATCCGATCACTGCAGACTCgcttattttaaatttaatatcaCCTTTCTCAAAGGCAGGAGAATTATCGTTTATATCTACGATTTCAACTATTATTCTGTAAAATTCAATGGGTTTGTCTAATATAATCTGGAAATGCAAAGCACAAGGCATCGTCTGTCCGCAGAGCGTTTCTCTGTCTATTTGTTCTTTGATTAGGAGGACTCCCCTGGCTTTATTCAGCTCTATGTATTCTCTGCTATCACCGAAGTACACACGAGCATTACGTGATTTCAGTCTCTCGACATCTAAACCCAAATCCTCTGCGACATTACCGACAACAGAGCCCACAGACAGTTCCTCGTTAATGGAGTAGGTGACCTGGCCGAGCACAGCACCGACAAAAAGGAGCGAGATGAAAAACAGTACTTGCCGTTTCATTGTTCTCCTCGATATTATATTAAAGGCAGAAATGCACGTTTAGCTGTCGAAGAAAATGAGCCAACGATATATTCCAACAACAAGCACAAAGTCAGGGTATATTCCTCAACAAAGAAAGAGAATAGTCCAAGCGAGATGGGTGTTTTAGTCTCGACTCTAACACCGTCGTGTGCTATATCTAGTACCCTCCTCTCCTCGTTTGCGTTTGAAGATGGGGAGGCACTGTTGATAATATGCTCCACCCGAGCAACATGCTGGACTACAGCGTCCCTAAGAGTTCAACATGCATAACTACAGgaacactgataaaaaaaaatcccgtCTGGAGCACAGTGATGAAGATTGAACCACAATGATGTTATAAATGCTGGGAAAGGTACATTGATAATAAGATTAAATGGCATTTATTAACTTGTTAGAACAAAGTTGCTGCAATTTATCACAAATGCAATTAGTAGAATGTATAAGATATATGTGTAGAAATAGTAAtcaagaatgttttttttcttctaaaaacTGTCTCTGGTGCTGAAAGTGATCACGGAAATTTTACTTGTGTACATGAATTTTATGCATGGAGTGGTAactacacacatacaaatgcaaaataataaGAACTACTTTAATGTATCGGTCTAACCTCTAGAGGAGAGTCTGGTTCATCCAGGatgctcttttcactctgtatcCGCTGCATCGTCCCTGTAGAACTGGGGTCCATTATCAGCACGTTCTGACTACCAGCTCCGCCGAACTTACAGTCACTCTTTCTGGAGTCAGTCGTCCTGCACACCTCGTAATTGTACACGTGTTGGAGAGTCCCTGTCCCCAAAGTGTCTGAGTAACGTGGTGGATAATATGGAATCACAGGGAGATTGGAGTGATACAGGACGCGAGACTGTCTCCATCTGTAGATTTTCACTGAGATAATAACCACTACacacgtgatgaagaggaaggaaactacaGCCAGAGCCAACACTAAGTAAAAAGTCAGGTTGTCGTTGTACTCCTTGTCGTGCGTAAAGTCAGTGAACTCCGACAGCACTTCCGGGAAGCTGTCCGCCACCGCCACGTTAACAACGACTGTAGCTGAACGAGAGGGCTGCCCGTTGTCCTCCACTATAACActcagtctttgtttcactgcGTCTTTATCAGTGACTTGGCGGATAGTTCTTATTTCTCCATTCTGTGAGCCCACTTCAAACAGCGCCCTGTCTGTGGCTTTCTGCAGTTTATAGGAGAGCCAGGCATTCTGTCCAGAGTCCACATCAACAGCCACCACTTTAGTGACCAGATAGCCCACATCTGCTGAACGAGGCACCAGTTCAGCCACCAGAGAGCCACCAGTCTGGACTGGGTACAGAACCTGAGGGGGGTTGTCgttctggtcctggatcagtattttcacagtcacgttactactgagtggaggagagcctCCATCCTGAGCTTTGACTCGGAAGTGAAAATCTCTGATCTGCTCGTAGTCAAAAGAGCGCACTGCATGGATGACTCCACTATCAGCACTAACGGACACATATGAGGAGACTGGCACTCCGTTAACAGAGGAGTCCTCCAGTATGTAAGAAACACGGGCATTCTGGTTCCAGTCAGCGTCTCTGGCTTTCACTGTGAATACAGAGAGACctggtgtgttgttttctacaatGTAGGCCTCATATGAGCTCCTCTCAAAGACAGGCGCGTTGTCATTCACGTCAGAGATCTGTAAGGTGAGAGTGACgctgctggagagggagggcaCTCCCTCATCAGAGCAGGTCACTGTGATATTATACTCAGAGTTTCTCTCTCGGTCTAATTCACTGTCTGTTAGCAGGCTATAGAAATTATTAGAGgtaaatttaatttcaaatggcatgttttcatttataacACATTGGACTTTGCCATTAGTGTCAGAATCAGGGTCATTTACACTCATCAGAGCTATTACAGTTTTTTGGGCCGAGTCCTCCGGTACTGAGCCTGATGTTGATATCATATTTACAATAGGGCTATTGTCGTTCACGTCAATTACATCAATAATTATCTTACTTGAATCTGAGAGTCCGCCCTGATCGACCGCTTCTATGTCGATgtgataatgtttttctttttcatagtCTATTGCACCATCTAGTATCACCTCACCGTGACTATTAATGTGAAATAATTTTGAAACGGTATCCATGCTATTCCCTATGGCGTATGTAACCTCGCCGTTTGAGCCTTTGTCTGCATCTGAAGCACTGACCTTAGTAACGAGGGTTCCTATTGCGGAGTTTTCTGTAATACTTGCTTTGTAAACCTGTTTACCGAAGACAGGGGCATTGTCGTTTACATCCAACACAGTCACGTGAATCTGCATTGTTCCTGTCCTCTGTGGTTCTCCTCCGTCCTCCGCAGTCAACACTAACGATATGTGCTCTTGTTTCTCTCGGTCCAAAGGCTTCTGTAAAACCATTTCTACCTTATTGCTTCCATCGAACTGAGAATGCAGTTTAAGCGCAAAATTCTCACTCGGCTTTAGAGTGTATCTCTGAAGACCATTTACTCCGATATCGGGGTCAATCGCTTTCTCTAGCAAGAACTTAGAGCCGATGACGGCAGACTCGCTTATTTCaaatctcctctcctccttttgaAAAAGTGGAGCGTTGTCATTAATGTCAGTGATTTCTACAGTAACCGGGAATAATTCTAATGGGTTCTCCAACGTAATTTGAAAATGCAGAGCGCAAGGCGTTGTCTGTCTGCAGAGCGCTTCACGGTCTATTTTTTCTTTAACGAGGAGGACTCCCCTGTCTCTATTCAGCTCGATGTACTGAGCGCTGTCTCCCGTGTAAATACGAGCTTTACCGGACCGCAGCCGTTTGACGTCTAAACCTAGATCTTGTGCAATGTTACCGACCAAAGAGGCTTTTGCCATTTCCTCCGGAATTGAGTAGCTGACCTGTCCGCGCACAGGACGCAGGCAAAAGATGGAGATCAACAACAGTACTTGCCGTTTCATTGTTCTGGCCGATACCTCTGTAGCACAACAGATAGAGCGTGTTATTCCGTTTTAGCAGTAAGATTCCACCcatgtaaacaaaaactgaaGAGAATTTGGTTTTAGTCCATACAGCAGAAAAATATAATCCAGGTTGGTGATGCCTGTGGATCGTAGGGTCTGATCTCCGAGAAGGGAATTGTACATCTGAGCCTGAGCCTCAGTATTGTGCCAGAATGATGGCGGGGAGGATATCTTCCAAAAGCAATGCTCCACCGCTACACGCTGGGCAACAGCGGCCCAGTGAGTTCAAATTGTGAAAGTACATAAGAAAAGCAACAATAACgccatgtatttttttaaatgcaacagtaagagaaaaaaacactgaaagctCACATATGTGTAAATTACCACAattagtagtattattattttcaaaataaagtaagaATCTCAAAATACTTGATTACTAtgatatgaatatgaatgattaGTAATGTGTTATAAAACTGTTATAAATACCGGAGAGGCTactacagaaaaacacatggaggaggagagtaaAAAAAGGAGCTGTGCTTTTGTGGTCGCTGTCCAAGGTACTGAAATGTAGCCAACATGATGCCTTGTAACAAACTAAACAGTTTTAAATGGCGTGAAAGCAATTAACTTAACCCCTAATTACCAACCTACAGAGGAGAGTGTGGCACCTCTGTCCATGGTACTGACAGAATGGTACAAAACAAACTAAGAGAATGGAAAACCCTTACAGTGACAATTGAGCCCTTTTTAACTAACCTCTAGAGGAGAGTCTGGTTCATCCAGGatgctcttttcactctgtatcCGCTGCATCGTCCCTGTAGAACTGGGGTCCATTATCAGCACGTTCTGACTACCAGCTCCTCCGAACTTACAGTCACTCTTTCTGGAGTCAGTCGTCCTGCACACCTCATAATTGTACACGTGTTGGAGAGTCCCTGTCCCCAAAGTGTCTGAGTAACGTGGTGGATAATATGGAATCACAGGGAGATTGGAGTGAAACAGGACGCGAGACTGTCTCCATCTGTAGATTTTCACTGAGATAATAACCACTACacacgtgatgaagaggaaggaaactacaGCCAGAGCCAACACTAAGTAAAAGTCAGGTTGTCGTTGTACTCCTTGTCGTGCGTAAAGTCAGTGAACTCCGACAGCACTTCAGGAAGCTGTCCGCTACCGCCACGTTAACAACGACTGTAGCTGAACGAGAGGGCTGCCCGTTGTCCTCCACTATAACActcagtctttgtttcactgcGTCTTTATCAGTGATTTGACGGACAGTTCTTATTTCTCCATTCTGTGAGCCCACTTCAAACAGCGCCCTGTCTGTGGCTTTCTGCAGTTTATAGGAGAGCCAGGCATTCTGTCCAGAGTCCACATCAACAGCTACCACTTTAGTGACCAGATAGCCCACATCTGCTGAACGAGGCACCAGTTCAGCCACCAGAGAGCCACCAGTCTGCACTGGGTACAGAACCTGAGGGGGGTTGTCgttctggtcctggatcagtattttcacagtcacgttgctactgagtggaggagagcctCCATCCTGAGCTTTGACTCGGAAGTGAAAATCTTTGATCTGCTCGTAGTCAAAAGAGCGCACTGCATGGATGACTCCACTATCAGCACTAACGGACACATATGAGGAGACTGGCACTCCGTTAACAGAGGAGTCCTCCAGTATGTAAGAAACACGGGCATTCTGGTTCCAGTCAGCGTCTCTGGCTTTCACTGTGAATACAGAGAGACctggtgtgttgttttctacaatGTAGGCCTCATATGAGCTCCTCTCAAAGACAGGCGCGTTGTCATTCACGTCAGAGATCTGTAAGGTGAGAGTGACgctgctggagagggagggcaCTCCCTCATCAGAGCAGCTCACTGTAATATTATATTGGGACGCGGCTTCTCTATCCAAAGCTACCTCTGACACTAAACTATAAA
The Hippoglossus stenolepis isolate QCI-W04-F060 chromosome 7, HSTE1.2, whole genome shotgun sequence genome window above contains:
- the LOC118112032 gene encoding protocadherin beta-16-like, which encodes MKRQVLLLISIFCLRPVRGQVSYSIPEEMAKASLVGNIAQDLGLDVKRLRSGKARIYTGDSAQYIELNRDRGVLLVKEKIDREALCRQTTPCALHFQITLENPLELFPVTVEITDINDNAPLFQKEERRFEISESAVIGSKFLLEKAIDPDIGVNGLQRYTLKPSENFALKLHSQFDGSNKVEMVLQKPLDREKQEHISLVLTAEDGGEPQRTGTMQIHVTVLDVNDNAPVFGKQVYKASITENSAIGTLVTKVSASDADKGSNGEVTYAIGNSMDTVSKLFHINSHGEVILDGAIDYEKEKHYHIDIEAVDQGGLSDSSKIIIDVIDVNDNSPIVNMISTSGSVPEDSAQKTVIALMSVNDPDSDTNGKVQCVINENMPFEIKFTSNNFYSLLTDSELDRERNSEYNITVTCSDEGVPSLSSSVTLTLQISDVNDNAPVFERSSYEAYIVENNTPGLSVFTVKARDADWNQNARVSYILEDSSVNGVPVSSYVSVSADSGVIHAVRSFDYEQIRDFHFRVKAQDGGSPPLSSNVTVKILIQDQNDNPPQVLYPVQTGGSLVAELVPRSADVGYLVTKVVAVDVDSGQNAWLSYKLQKATDRALFEVGSQNGEIRTIRQVTDKDAVKQRLSVIVEDNGQPSRSATVVVNVAVADSFPEVLSEFTDFTHDKEYNDNLTFYLVLALAVVSFLFITCVVVIISVKIYRWRQSRVLYHSNLPVIPYYPPRYSDTLGTGTLQHVYNYEVCRTTDSRKSDCKFGGAGSQNVLIMDPSSTGTMQRIQSEKSILDEPDSPLEVRPIH